In Polynucleobacter sp. es-EL-1, the following are encoded in one genomic region:
- the hisS gene encoding histidine--tRNA ligase, whose translation MTISKKNTADNHTMTEPVKAQKIQKINGVRGMNDLLPADAAQWAHLDHVLRDLTRAYGYEFLRTPIVEATAVFQRGIGEVTDIVEKEMYSFEDRLNGEQLTLRPEGTAALVRSVIENNLLYEGPKRLWYTGPMFRHERPQRGRYRQFHQFGIEALGFAGPDIDAEIILMGQRLWDELGLKGVRLEINSLGQANERAEHRAALVAYFEKHQAQLDEDSQRRLLTNPLRILDSKNPAMQDLIEGAPKLLDFLGDESLKHFEAVQALLKANNIPCKINPRLVRGLDYYNLTVFEWITEELGAQGTIAGGGRYDPLIERMGGKSAPACGWAMGMERVLELMKVSGSLPEPQAQCDVFVLHQGGETLTAAMIIAERLRSAGIDAILFCPPDGQSASFKSQMKKADASGAAYAVIIGPDELAKNEAQLKDLRSSGEQKAVALDSVVEAVIDAIVGSTE comes from the coding sequence ATAACAATAAGTAAAAAAAATACAGCAGATAATCACACTATGACTGAACCAGTTAAAGCCCAAAAGATTCAAAAGATTAATGGCGTGCGCGGCATGAATGATCTTTTGCCAGCAGATGCTGCCCAGTGGGCGCATTTAGACCATGTTCTGCGTGATCTCACGCGTGCCTATGGCTATGAATTTTTACGCACGCCGATTGTAGAAGCGACAGCAGTATTTCAGCGGGGTATTGGTGAAGTAACCGATATTGTTGAAAAGGAAATGTACTCCTTTGAAGACCGTTTAAATGGAGAGCAATTAACTTTGCGCCCTGAAGGAACTGCCGCCTTAGTGCGCTCAGTTATTGAGAATAATTTGCTGTACGAGGGGCCAAAACGTCTTTGGTATACCGGGCCTATGTTTCGTCATGAGCGACCACAACGTGGCCGCTATCGACAGTTCCATCAATTTGGTATCGAAGCCTTAGGATTTGCTGGTCCTGATATTGATGCTGAGATTATCTTAATGGGGCAACGCCTTTGGGATGAGTTGGGACTCAAGGGTGTTCGCTTGGAGATTAATTCTTTGGGGCAAGCTAATGAGCGCGCCGAACATCGCGCTGCTTTAGTAGCTTACTTTGAGAAGCACCAAGCGCAGTTGGATGAAGATTCACAACGCCGTTTGCTGACCAATCCTTTGCGTATTTTGGATTCTAAAAATCCTGCAATGCAAGATTTAATAGAGGGCGCTCCCAAATTATTAGATTTTTTGGGTGACGAGTCTCTTAAGCATTTCGAAGCGGTTCAGGCTTTACTCAAAGCCAATAACATCCCTTGCAAAATCAATCCTCGCTTAGTCCGCGGGCTTGATTACTACAATCTCACTGTTTTTGAGTGGATTACTGAAGAGTTGGGTGCTCAGGGGACGATTGCTGGCGGTGGTCGTTATGACCCCTTAATTGAGCGTATGGGCGGTAAGTCCGCACCTGCTTGCGGCTGGGCCATGGGAATGGAGCGTGTTCTAGAGCTCATGAAAGTTTCGGGCTCTTTGCCGGAGCCACAGGCTCAATGTGATGTGTTTGTTCTGCATCAAGGAGGCGAGACCTTAACGGCTGCCATGATTATTGCTGAGCGCCTGCGTAGCGCCGGTATCGATGCCATCTTATTTTGTCCTCCAGACGGGCAATCAGCCAGCTTTAAGTCCCAAATGAAGAAGGCAGATGCCAGTGGAGCAGCTTATGCAGTCATTATTGGACCGGATGAATTGGCTAAAAATGAGGCTCAATTAAAGGATTTGCGTTCCAGTGGTGAACAAAAGGCAGTTGCCCTAGATAGCGTAGTGGAGGCAGTAATTGATGCCATCGTGGGCTCTACCGAATAG
- the der gene encoding ribosome biogenesis GTPase Der, producing the protein MNPVITIVGRPNVGKSTLFNRLTRSRDALVADFSGLTRDRHYGKGRIGERAFICVDTGGFEPVAKTGIVAEMAKQTKQAVAESDIIIFLVDGRLGMAPQDRVIADFLRKTGRPVILAVNKTEGMQAGVVTADFHELGLGEPFPISSAHGDGVRGLIDDALDSLGIPEPELEEKENDPNRPMKIAVVGRPNVGKSTLINKLIGEERVIAFDMPGTTRDAIEVPFERNGKPYILVDTAGLRRRGKVFEAIEKFSVVKTLQAIADCNVVILMLDAQQDISEQDAHIAGFIVEAGRALVVAVNKWDGLDAYVKERARLEIAQKLRFLDFANVHPISAKKGTGLKELFKDVDAAYAAAMAKLPTPKLTRILQEAIEHQQPKRVGMGRPKLRYAHQGGMNPPIVVIHGTSLSGVTDSYKRYLEGRFRDVFKLRGTPLRIQMNTAKNPYVDADKGKKSKKK; encoded by the coding sequence ATGAATCCAGTAATTACTATTGTCGGTCGTCCCAATGTCGGTAAATCGACGCTCTTTAATCGTCTCACGCGTTCGCGCGATGCGCTAGTCGCAGACTTTTCGGGCTTAACCCGTGATCGTCACTATGGCAAGGGACGAATTGGTGAGCGTGCATTTATTTGTGTGGACACCGGTGGTTTTGAACCCGTTGCCAAGACAGGTATCGTGGCCGAGATGGCCAAGCAGACCAAGCAGGCTGTAGCTGAATCGGACATCATTATTTTCTTGGTGGATGGCCGTTTGGGTATGGCCCCACAAGATCGTGTTATTGCCGATTTTTTAAGAAAGACTGGCAGACCAGTCATTCTTGCCGTCAATAAGACAGAAGGAATGCAAGCTGGGGTTGTGACTGCAGACTTTCATGAGTTGGGTTTAGGTGAGCCATTTCCGATTTCATCTGCCCATGGTGATGGTGTGCGTGGCCTGATTGACGATGCTTTAGATTCACTAGGCATTCCTGAGCCTGAACTCGAAGAAAAAGAAAACGATCCCAATCGCCCCATGAAAATTGCAGTGGTGGGCCGCCCGAACGTGGGCAAATCTACTCTAATTAATAAGCTGATTGGTGAAGAGCGGGTCATTGCTTTTGATATGCCGGGTACAACCCGTGACGCCATTGAAGTGCCTTTTGAGCGCAATGGTAAGCCTTACATCTTGGTGGATACCGCAGGTTTGCGTCGTCGTGGAAAAGTATTTGAAGCGATCGAAAAGTTCTCTGTGGTGAAAACACTGCAAGCTATTGCCGATTGCAATGTGGTGATTCTGATGCTCGATGCCCAGCAAGATATTTCTGAGCAAGATGCCCACATTGCGGGATTTATTGTCGAAGCAGGGCGGGCCTTAGTGGTTGCTGTTAATAAATGGGATGGTCTTGATGCGTATGTCAAAGAGCGCGCTCGTTTAGAGATTGCCCAAAAGTTGCGTTTCTTAGATTTTGCAAATGTGCATCCAATTTCAGCGAAAAAGGGTACGGGTTTAAAAGAGCTCTTTAAGGATGTCGATGCAGCATATGCGGCAGCCATGGCCAAATTACCAACTCCGAAATTGACCCGGATTTTGCAAGAAGCTATTGAGCACCAGCAGCCTAAGCGGGTTGGTATGGGTCGTCCAAAACTGCGTTACGCCCATCAAGGTGGCATGAATCCTCCGATTGTGGTGATTCATGGAACTTCGCTCAGCGGGGTGACGGATAGCTATAAACGCTATCTTGAAGGCCGTTTTAGGGATGTTTTCAAGTTGCGCGGGACTCCTCTAAGAATTCAGATGAACAC
- the ispG gene encoding flavodoxin-dependent (E)-4-hydroxy-3-methylbut-2-enyl-diphosphate synthase, giving the protein MSHSTKTLPNLPLGPAPKRATRQAKVAWKTNIITVGGDAPVRVQSMTNTDTADAIATAIQVKELARAGSEMVRITVDTPAAAAAVPYIREQLDKMDVLVPLIGDFHYNGHTLLNDYPECAKALSKYRINPGNVGKGAKRDPQFAQMIEAACKYDKPIRIGVNWGSLDQDLLASIMDSNAALAHPKTAQEVMIEALIQSALQSAEKAVELGMNPDQILLSCKVSKVQDLVAVYRDLSRRSDYPLHLGLTEAGMGSKGIVSSTAAMGILLQEGIGDTIRVSLTPDPGAPRENEVIVAQEILQTMGLRNFTPMVIACPGCGRTSSTTFQELAANIQSYLRQQMPVWKKTHPGVEEMNVAVMGCIVNGPGESKHANIGISLPGTGETPAAPVFVDGVKVKTLRGENIAQEFQVIVDEYVKQHYAPK; this is encoded by the coding sequence ATGAGTCATTCCACTAAAACGCTTCCCAATCTGCCTTTAGGTCCTGCGCCAAAAAGAGCAACTCGCCAAGCTAAAGTTGCTTGGAAAACCAACATCATTACTGTAGGTGGTGATGCTCCGGTGAGGGTGCAATCGATGACTAATACTGATACTGCGGATGCTATTGCCACAGCTATTCAAGTAAAAGAATTGGCGCGCGCAGGATCAGAGATGGTGCGTATCACGGTAGATACACCAGCGGCTGCCGCCGCGGTTCCTTACATTCGCGAGCAGTTAGACAAGATGGATGTATTGGTTCCCTTGATTGGTGATTTTCATTACAACGGCCATACCTTGCTCAATGACTATCCAGAATGCGCTAAAGCCTTATCGAAGTACCGCATCAATCCTGGAAACGTAGGCAAGGGTGCTAAACGTGATCCGCAGTTTGCGCAAATGATTGAGGCTGCATGCAAATATGACAAGCCCATTCGCATTGGTGTGAATTGGGGTAGCCTTGATCAAGATCTGTTGGCGAGCATTATGGATAGCAATGCAGCACTGGCACATCCAAAGACCGCCCAAGAGGTCATGATTGAAGCCTTGATTCAGTCAGCATTACAGTCGGCAGAAAAAGCCGTTGAGCTGGGCATGAATCCTGATCAAATTTTGCTCTCCTGCAAAGTGAGCAAGGTGCAAGACTTGGTGGCCGTGTACCGAGATCTATCACGCCGCTCAGATTACCCCTTGCATTTGGGTTTAACCGAAGCGGGTATGGGTAGCAAGGGCATTGTTTCCTCTACAGCTGCCATGGGCATTCTGTTGCAAGAGGGTATTGGTGACACGATTCGGGTTTCCTTAACACCTGATCCTGGCGCGCCTCGTGAAAACGAAGTGATTGTGGCTCAAGAGATTTTACAGACGATGGGCTTGCGTAATTTCACACCAATGGTTATTGCCTGCCCAGGTTGCGGACGAACTTCCAGCACCACCTTTCAAGAGCTAGCAGCCAACATTCAGTCCTATCTGCGTCAGCAAATGCCAGTTTGGAAAAAAACACACCCTGGCGTAGAGGAAATGAACGTTGCTGTGATGGGTTGCATTGTCAATGGCCCAGGTGAGAGTAAGCACGCTAATATTGGAATCTCATTGCCAGGAACTGGTGAAACACCTGCGGCACCCGTATTTGTGGATGGCGTTAAAGTCAAAACCTTACGGGGCGAAAATATTGCGCAAGAATTTCAGGTCATTGTGGATGAGTACGTGAAGCAACATTACGCGCCGAAGTAA
- a CDS encoding tetratricopeptide repeat protein, with amino-acid sequence MPLDLEEQEQLDQLKAFWQKYRNLITAVVTAVLFAYAAYSAYQWWRVSQAADASQLYETMVSAIEKGDKDQTLRAADDLQNQFARTPYAAMSSLVAAKIASDAGDATKATNYLRWASKNASDQGYLALAKLRLVSQLIELGTEKDFAEADAILNEKPIAGFEALWLERRGDWYLAQKKNADARKSYEAAWKQLNQSKEFTEEARRLLKVKLDAVGGVAQ; translated from the coding sequence ATGCCTTTAGACCTAGAAGAACAAGAACAGTTAGATCAATTAAAAGCCTTCTGGCAAAAATACCGCAACCTCATTACAGCCGTAGTGACGGCAGTCTTATTTGCGTATGCTGCCTATAGTGCTTATCAATGGTGGCGCGTTAGTCAGGCTGCTGATGCATCGCAACTGTATGAAACGATGGTGAGCGCGATTGAAAAGGGTGATAAAGATCAAACCTTGCGCGCAGCAGATGATTTGCAAAATCAATTTGCCAGAACGCCCTATGCCGCTATGTCTAGTTTGGTTGCTGCCAAAATTGCTTCAGATGCTGGTGATGCCACTAAGGCAACGAATTATTTGCGTTGGGCTTCCAAGAATGCATCGGATCAAGGTTATCTGGCTTTGGCGAAGTTGCGTTTGGTGTCCCAATTAATTGAGCTGGGTACAGAAAAAGATTTTGCTGAGGCTGATGCCATCCTGAATGAAAAACCCATCGCGGGATTTGAGGCGCTATGGTTAGAGCGTCGTGGTGATTGGTATTTAGCGCAGAAGAAAAATGCCGATGCTCGCAAGAGTTATGAGGCAGCCTGGAAGCAGTTAAACCAGAGTAAAGAGTTTACGGAAGAGGCTCGCCGTCTTCTGAAAGTGAAATTAGACGCAGTTGGAGGAGTTGCTCAGTGA
- the bamB gene encoding outer membrane protein assembly factor BamB has translation MTHCKRIAKLVSTGLIIGTAVVALVACSGNSRVRKPAELVPVTNQFDLQPVWSTSLGSSEPFNFHPTVVGDAVYAASQSGKLYKIDLMNGNKIWEVSVPERLSIGPGSDGRTTAVVSTEGDVYAYDDTGKQMWKVSVGSEVLTEPVVAGGIVVIRALDNRFIGLDAQTGARKWTYQRQQSALSLRVGYGMLPIGNEVIVTGFAGGRFGMIAIANGGLVWETPVSFPKGFSEIERLNDVTARPSMEGEIICAVSYQGRIGCGQARTGNLIWFKDYSSYTGTAQSASMVFSANEKSHVTAFATKDGSPVWENTQLTFRGLGEPLAIGKVVLMGDAQGYVHALSQASGEMLARVRHDSSPITAAPIAVGGLILVQSQGGKLAAYSPK, from the coding sequence ATGACCCATTGCAAACGTATAGCAAAGCTAGTTAGTACAGGCTTGATTATCGGTACTGCCGTGGTAGCTTTAGTTGCCTGTTCTGGTAACTCTCGTGTTCGCAAGCCCGCAGAGTTAGTGCCGGTTACGAATCAATTTGATTTACAGCCAGTTTGGTCTACCAGTCTAGGCTCATCTGAGCCCTTTAACTTTCATCCGACTGTGGTGGGCGACGCTGTCTACGCAGCTTCACAGAGTGGTAAGTTGTACAAGATTGATTTGATGAATGGCAACAAGATTTGGGAAGTGTCTGTACCAGAGCGTTTATCTATTGGACCTGGCTCTGATGGTCGTACTACTGCTGTGGTTTCAACCGAAGGCGATGTTTATGCCTACGACGATACTGGTAAGCAAATGTGGAAAGTCAGCGTGGGGAGCGAGGTATTAACCGAGCCTGTGGTTGCTGGTGGGATTGTGGTAATTCGTGCGCTAGATAACCGTTTTATTGGATTGGATGCGCAAACTGGTGCTCGTAAATGGACCTATCAGCGCCAGCAGTCAGCCTTATCGTTGCGAGTAGGTTATGGCATGTTGCCCATTGGCAATGAGGTGATTGTTACCGGCTTTGCTGGTGGACGTTTTGGCATGATCGCGATTGCCAACGGTGGATTGGTTTGGGAAACACCAGTGTCCTTTCCAAAAGGATTTTCTGAGATTGAGCGTTTAAATGACGTTACAGCCCGTCCTAGCATGGAAGGCGAGATCATCTGCGCGGTCTCCTATCAAGGGCGAATTGGTTGCGGCCAAGCGCGCACCGGTAATTTGATTTGGTTTAAAGATTACTCTAGCTACACAGGTACGGCCCAGAGTGCCAGCATGGTGTTTTCTGCGAATGAAAAATCTCATGTCACCGCATTTGCAACGAAAGACGGATCTCCAGTCTGGGAAAATACGCAGCTGACTTTTAGAGGGCTAGGTGAGCCTTTAGCAATTGGTAAAGTAGTACTGATGGGCGATGCGCAGGGTTATGTGCATGCGCTCTCACAAGCGAGTGGCGAAATGCTGGCACGGGTTCGTCATGACAGTAGTCCCATCACCGCCGCACCCATTGCGGTTGGCGGCCTCATCTTGGTTCAGTCTCAAGGTGGAAAACTAGCGGCGTACAGTCCAAAATGA